A window from Opitutia bacterium ISCC 52 encodes these proteins:
- the asnS gene encoding asparagine--tRNA ligase, whose translation MSSDSTPRTLVKHALASDSALDSILIQGWVRTKRGSKAFSFLEINDGSCLKNLQVIVDASLPDYSNVERATTGASVSITGKLVESQGKGQSWEVVAETFTVVGESEADYPLQKKGHSLEFLREVAHLRPRSNLFGSVFRVRSRVAYAIHNFFQEREFIYVHTPIITASDCEGAGEMFRVSTLDLDDLPREEGEVDFSKDFFGRPTYLTVSGQLEGEVFATALSNIYTFGPTFRAENSNTSRHANEFWMIEPEVAFCDLAGDMDLAEDFVKHLVRDTLEHCSEELEFFNRFVDKGLIERLKFIAERPFVRVSYTEAVELLEKSGKKFEYPVEYGANLQSEHERYLTEEHFQCPVTVYNYPKEIKPFYMRLNDDDKTVAAMDVLVPGIGEIVGGSQREERLELLDANFEAHGISKEDYWWFRDLRRYGSVPHSGFGLGFERMLMLVTGVGNIRDVIPFARTPGNAEF comes from the coding sequence ATGTCCTCAGATTCCACTCCACGTACTTTAGTCAAACACGCCTTAGCGAGCGACTCCGCTCTTGATTCCATCCTGATTCAGGGTTGGGTGCGAACGAAGCGTGGTTCAAAAGCATTTTCCTTCCTTGAGATCAACGATGGCTCCTGCCTCAAAAACTTGCAGGTCATTGTAGATGCCTCGCTGCCCGATTATTCAAATGTAGAGAGGGCAACCACTGGCGCGTCCGTAAGCATTACCGGTAAATTGGTGGAGTCACAAGGGAAGGGCCAAAGCTGGGAAGTCGTAGCCGAAACCTTCACGGTGGTGGGTGAATCAGAAGCTGACTATCCTTTGCAGAAGAAAGGACACTCTTTGGAATTCCTCCGGGAGGTTGCTCACTTGCGTCCACGATCTAATCTGTTTGGCAGTGTATTCCGGGTTCGTAGTCGGGTCGCCTATGCCATCCACAACTTTTTCCAGGAGCGGGAATTTATTTATGTGCATACACCAATCATCACCGCCAGCGATTGTGAAGGGGCGGGGGAGATGTTTCGGGTATCGACCTTAGACTTGGACGACCTGCCACGAGAAGAGGGCGAGGTTGATTTCTCAAAAGATTTTTTCGGGCGTCCTACTTACCTGACTGTGAGCGGTCAGCTTGAAGGTGAAGTCTTCGCGACTGCGCTATCCAACATCTATACATTTGGGCCAACCTTCCGTGCCGAAAATTCGAATACAAGTCGACATGCCAACGAATTTTGGATGATCGAACCCGAAGTCGCGTTTTGTGATTTGGCAGGCGATATGGACTTGGCCGAAGACTTCGTCAAACACCTGGTTAGAGACACGCTGGAACATTGTTCCGAAGAGCTGGAGTTCTTCAATCGCTTTGTCGACAAGGGACTGATCGAGCGCCTGAAGTTTATCGCAGAGCGACCCTTTGTTCGCGTCAGTTATACCGAAGCGGTGGAGCTTCTTGAAAAGAGCGGCAAGAAATTTGAATACCCGGTTGAGTACGGAGCGAACTTACAGTCCGAGCACGAACGCTACCTGACTGAGGAACACTTTCAATGCCCGGTCACGGTCTACAACTACCCGAAAGAAATTAAGCCCTTTTACATGCGTCTCAACGACGATGATAAGACCGTTGCAGCTATGGATGTCCTGGTGCCCGGGATCGGTGAAATCGTGGGCGGAAGCCAGCGAGAAGAACGTCTCGAATTACTCGATGCCAACTTCGAAGCTCACGGAATTTCTAAAGAAGACTATTGGTGGTTCCGAGACCTGCGTCGCTACGGTTCCGTTCCTCACAGCGGCTTCGGCTTAGGTTTCGAGCGCATGCTCATGCTTGTCACCGGTGTAGGAAATATCCGCGACGTGATTCCCTTTGCCCGAACTCCGGGGAATGCGGAGTTTTAA
- a CDS encoding energy transducer TonB, with product MKSVSVLALFTSLIAQATLFGSDCEVTCCKAPSVVNYAQPDIPQDLLKPGETVEITLRAAIDENGKLIGTKSISATHPNIEDAVITAVKNWTFEASVEKGEPQRSTINIPFKFTVAAK from the coding sequence ATGAAATCAGTAAGTGTATTAGCCCTATTTACCTCGCTCATTGCCCAAGCGACCCTTTTTGGGTCCGATTGCGAGGTCACTTGTTGCAAGGCACCTTCTGTCGTCAACTACGCTCAACCTGATATTCCTCAGGACCTTCTTAAACCCGGTGAGACTGTAGAAATTACCTTACGTGCCGCCATCGATGAGAATGGAAAATTAATAGGAACCAAGAGCATTTCGGCAACGCATCCCAATATTGAGGACGCCGTTATTACAGCTGTTAAAAACTGGACGTTTGAAGCATCGGTGGAGAAAGGCGAACCTCAACGATCAACGATCAATATACCTTTTAAGTTCACAGTTGCTGCGAAGTAA
- a CDS encoding type III pantothenate kinase, producing the protein MLLCLDIGNTTVHGGTFEGDELIVHFRKTSEIKNSSDEIGLFLRSVLRENGIEPDKVSGIALCSVVPSLLHSIRNACYKYFELEPFILQAGAKTGLKIKYRNPLEVGADRIATAIAATHFNPDKNVIVVDFGTATTFCAINAKKEYLGGAILPGIAVSMEALEERTAKLPLVEIIKPEAAIGRSTVESIQAGLFYSQVGTVRELADQFAKGFSSGEEPVLLGTGGYARLFQSENLFDHIYPNLVLNGLYLAYYMNQ; encoded by the coding sequence ATGCTGCTTTGTCTTGATATTGGAAATACGACCGTTCATGGCGGTACGTTTGAGGGAGACGAATTGATCGTTCACTTCCGCAAAACGTCGGAGATCAAAAACTCCTCTGATGAGATTGGGCTCTTCTTGCGCTCTGTCCTTCGTGAAAACGGAATTGAGCCTGATAAAGTGTCGGGCATCGCGCTATGTTCTGTGGTACCGTCTTTACTACACTCGATCCGCAATGCCTGTTATAAGTATTTCGAGTTAGAACCCTTTATCCTCCAGGCCGGAGCCAAGACCGGCTTAAAAATAAAATACCGGAACCCCTTGGAAGTGGGTGCCGACCGGATTGCGACCGCCATTGCGGCGACTCATTTCAATCCCGACAAAAATGTCATTGTCGTTGATTTCGGAACGGCGACGACATTTTGTGCGATCAACGCGAAGAAGGAATACCTCGGCGGTGCTATCCTCCCGGGGATTGCTGTTTCAATGGAAGCCTTGGAAGAGCGAACCGCGAAACTACCGCTGGTTGAAATCATCAAACCTGAGGCCGCGATCGGGCGATCCACGGTGGAGAGTATTCAAGCGGGGCTATTTTATTCGCAAGTCGGCACGGTTCGTGAGCTCGCGGACCAGTTTGCCAAAGGGTTTTCTTCGGGGGAAGAACCCGTGCTTCTCGGTACTGGGGGTTATGCTCGTCTGTTTCAGTCCGAAAACTTGTTTGATCACATTTACCCCAATCTTGTGCTAAACGGGCTCTATTTAGCCTATTACATGAACCAATAA
- a CDS encoding aspartate 1-decarboxylase yields the protein MNITLLKAKIHRATVTGADLDYEGSISVDRALLKAANLREFERVDIYNCSNGERFSTYIILGEPGEVALNGAAARKVLPGDEVIIAAYAQMSEEEAESFDPTVVLVHKDNSIKSIKQKAIEEVTQQIQNIQM from the coding sequence ATGAACATCACCTTATTAAAAGCGAAAATCCACCGTGCCACTGTTACTGGGGCTGACCTCGATTACGAAGGGTCCATATCCGTCGACCGCGCCCTACTCAAAGCAGCGAACTTGCGCGAGTTTGAGCGAGTGGATATCTATAACTGTAGCAACGGCGAACGATTTTCCACCTACATTATTTTAGGAGAGCCGGGCGAAGTAGCCTTGAATGGTGCAGCCGCGCGGAAAGTATTGCCCGGCGACGAGGTGATCATTGCTGCTTACGCCCAGATGAGTGAAGAGGAAGCAGAATCCTTCGATCCCACGGTCGTCCTGGTCCACAAAGACAACAGCATCAAATCGATTAAACAAAAAGCGATTGAAGAGGTAACTCAGCAGATTCAAAACATCCAGATGTGA
- a CDS encoding TonB-dependent receptor yields MNAQNSNGTIAGKVLDKDFGDELRSVSVQVEGVETASIFTDLEGRYQLRDIPAGTYTLVFSKNNYQTARISDVEVEPGEVFSLDVPLVATGADFTLDVFEITVDQVVSQNVYLMADRQKAAGLSDALSAEDFSRASAGDAAEAVAKITGVNIVDGKYAVVRGLGDRYSNTLMNGAVLPSNDPSKKTVQLDIIPSDLLEKIVTTKSFTPDKPGDFTGGSVEITTKPFPDEFVLTTSIGVGYNEATGEDILGIPGRDMDFWGDTDDAIPASIPATPGEYALATRFRTTDEAKSLFRDLHSSGWYPVLKKADPNLSFGATIGDSKPVFNSGTFGYVVSFTHDHNFDLVTGKRSERWIGTPDEMRPKNGFDMTESTEEVRWGGLVNLALLPNPEHEISYNYIINSKSTDEVQFGEDGFENTTNVVEAGTPVGSFNLPTGRESAEEFLNITSLKHSVKELELHQFKGKHVIPALSEMKLNWSANFSETSEDNPDQRNFTYLKYAYPDGDSDFLYLSENPKFPFKSYDELLDEKTNFIVDITIPLDHPKLNSGEMKLGAFTSESDRNSIGRYFSATGSNRIVGNTDSKIEFFDRIEESVWIDQTYSTDGEFRSGQVTFTEQTSRQGNVQSYEGTEKIDAVYLMSDLEFTNDLRLIFGARVESTQMDVATVDDFVNQALRNTGNIEDENWLPALHAVYPLGDDKMQNLRFSYGKTLARPTFREFSPFRVEDSQSGEIYTGNPDLELTFTDNFDLRWEWFIGESDLIAFGVYYKDFKNPIVQTVSSGVNANPLYSWENAASGAISGAEFEVRKSLGEFWSVGGNVTYIDSEIDPLDSESSGTVFEGQPEYIFNFNAGYNNPNTGWSANLFLNHVAETLRFVGDIVPNIFEDAYSSVDFNASKSIGKWTVKFTAKNLTDEAKLFFYDDTSEKPIYESWKPGPSYSLSASYRY; encoded by the coding sequence ATGAACGCGCAAAACAGTAACGGCACAATCGCTGGTAAAGTCCTTGATAAGGACTTTGGCGATGAGCTAAGGAGTGTGTCTGTCCAAGTCGAAGGAGTAGAAACTGCTTCTATATTCACGGACTTAGAAGGAAGGTATCAGTTGAGGGACATCCCTGCTGGTACCTATACCTTGGTGTTCAGTAAGAACAACTACCAGACGGCGAGAATTTCGGATGTAGAAGTCGAACCTGGCGAAGTGTTTTCACTCGATGTTCCGTTAGTTGCGACCGGTGCTGATTTTACTCTGGATGTATTTGAGATTACGGTTGATCAGGTCGTTTCACAAAACGTTTATCTGATGGCTGATCGCCAAAAGGCCGCTGGATTGAGCGATGCTTTAAGTGCGGAAGATTTTTCAAGAGCGAGTGCAGGGGATGCTGCCGAAGCCGTCGCGAAAATTACCGGAGTCAACATTGTGGATGGCAAGTATGCTGTAGTGCGTGGATTAGGTGATCGTTATTCCAATACCTTAATGAACGGGGCTGTACTTCCGAGTAACGATCCGAGCAAGAAGACAGTGCAATTGGATATTATACCGTCCGACCTGTTGGAGAAGATTGTTACTACGAAATCATTTACACCTGATAAGCCGGGAGACTTTACAGGTGGATCTGTCGAGATAACCACCAAGCCCTTCCCGGATGAGTTTGTTCTAACGACAAGTATCGGAGTCGGTTACAACGAGGCTACTGGGGAAGATATACTGGGTATACCGGGAAGGGACATGGATTTCTGGGGAGATACGGATGATGCCATTCCCGCGAGCATCCCCGCAACGCCTGGAGAATATGCGCTTGCCACACGTTTCCGAACGACCGATGAGGCAAAGTCCCTTTTCCGGGACTTGCATTCTTCCGGATGGTATCCGGTGCTTAAGAAAGCGGATCCAAATCTGTCCTTTGGCGCTACGATTGGAGATAGCAAACCGGTCTTCAATTCGGGAACTTTTGGCTACGTAGTCAGTTTTACCCACGATCACAACTTTGATCTGGTCACCGGAAAACGTTCCGAAAGATGGATCGGAACTCCGGATGAAATGAGACCCAAAAACGGGTTTGATATGACTGAATCCACAGAGGAAGTGAGATGGGGTGGATTGGTCAACCTGGCCTTACTCCCCAATCCCGAGCACGAAATTTCTTATAACTATATCATTAATTCGAAGAGCACCGATGAAGTACAGTTTGGGGAAGACGGATTTGAAAATACCACAAACGTTGTCGAGGCCGGAACACCGGTAGGAAGCTTCAACTTACCTACAGGCCGCGAATCCGCTGAGGAGTTTTTAAATATTACGAGTTTAAAGCATTCGGTTAAAGAGTTGGAGCTGCATCAATTCAAAGGGAAGCATGTCATCCCAGCTCTTTCAGAAATGAAACTGAATTGGTCCGCCAACTTCTCGGAAACCTCGGAAGATAATCCGGATCAGCGAAACTTTACCTATCTGAAATATGCTTATCCGGACGGCGATTCGGACTTCCTCTACTTGTCGGAAAACCCAAAGTTTCCTTTTAAGTCCTACGATGAACTGCTGGACGAAAAAACCAATTTCATAGTCGATATAACCATTCCTTTGGATCACCCGAAGCTGAACTCGGGTGAAATGAAGTTGGGTGCCTTTACTTCGGAATCAGATCGTAACTCCATTGGACGTTACTTTTCGGCAACCGGGTCCAACCGAATTGTTGGAAACACGGATTCCAAAATAGAATTTTTCGATCGAATTGAGGAATCCGTCTGGATTGATCAGACCTATTCTACGGATGGGGAATTTCGCTCAGGGCAGGTGACCTTTACGGAACAAACCAGCCGTCAGGGTAACGTCCAGTCCTACGAAGGAACGGAAAAGATCGATGCCGTGTACCTGATGTCGGATCTAGAGTTCACAAACGATCTACGATTGATTTTTGGTGCACGCGTTGAGAGCACTCAAATGGATGTCGCAACGGTGGATGACTTTGTAAATCAGGCACTCCGTAACACAGGCAACATCGAAGATGAAAACTGGCTGCCAGCTCTTCATGCTGTGTATCCATTGGGCGATGACAAAATGCAGAATCTCAGATTCTCCTACGGCAAGACCCTCGCTCGTCCGACCTTCAGAGAGTTTTCCCCCTTTCGGGTTGAGGACTCTCAAAGTGGAGAAATTTACACGGGTAATCCTGATCTTGAGCTGACCTTCACCGACAACTTTGACCTGAGGTGGGAGTGGTTTATCGGAGAGTCCGATTTGATCGCCTTTGGTGTTTATTACAAGGACTTCAAGAATCCCATCGTTCAGACGGTTTCCAGTGGTGTGAATGCCAACCCATTGTATTCCTGGGAGAATGCAGCTTCGGGAGCAATTTCGGGCGCTGAGTTTGAAGTCAGAAAATCGTTAGGAGAGTTCTGGAGTGTAGGTGGAAATGTCACCTACATCGACTCCGAGATTGATCCGCTGGATTCGGAATCTTCAGGCACCGTTTTTGAAGGACAACCGGAATATATCTTCAATTTTAACGCAGGGTACAACAACCCCAATACTGGATGGTCGGCCAACTTGTTCCTCAATCACGTGGCAGAAACATTGCGGTTCGTGGGAGACATTGTCCCAAACATTTTTGAGGACGCCTATTCATCGGTAGATTTTAACGCCTCCAAATCCATCGGAAAATGGACCGTCAAGTTTACGGCGAAGAACCTTACCGATGAGGCAAAACTATTCTTCTACGATGATACGAGCGAGAAGCCCATCTACGAATCCTGGAAGCCTGGTCCTTCCTATAGTCTGAGCGCCTCTTACCGCTACTAA